The following DNA comes from Lucilia cuprina isolate Lc7/37 unplaced genomic scaffold, ASM2204524v1 Scaffold_2823, whole genome shotgun sequence.
TTAAGCGTATTCCGAATGGCTTTCTTCAAACCTTATTTTGTAACGCTGTTTTAAGTACTCTTAATTTTGAATAGACAATATCCCAATCGACAAAACCACCCACAATATGACGTACATTATTTTCGGTATCATCATAACCAGTACGTCCATGCAACATGCGTAAATTGTTGAAAGTTATAACATCTCCAGGTTCAGTTTTGAAATTCACCGTTTGTTCATGGGCCATACGTACAAATAAAGCATTGGCGCGATACCAGGGCACTACCTTGTCAATATCAACGGTAAAGTGACTATCACGTTGTGGAACACTGTGATTGATGCGTGTATAACGGCCGTCTTTGTCaatactaaaaattaaacattttattaattggtttaaatttataatttatatgctAAACTTACTTTATAACAGGTGCTCTTAATA
Coding sequences within:
- the LOC124421143 gene encoding gamma-butyrobetaine dioxygenase-like codes for the protein EEFSVISRPGAKNYSYLSEPLPLHTDLPYYEYKPSVTILHTLEQSQSKGGWNSLVDGFHIANQLKEKHPEYFKILTETLVDWCDIGQDGGIQFHNILRAPVINIDKDGRYTRINHSVPQRDSHFTVDIDKVVPWYRANALFVRMAHEQTVNFKTEPGDVITFNNLRMLHGRTGYDDTENNVRHIVGGFVDWDIVYSKLRVLKTALQNKV